A region from the Aegilops tauschii subsp. strangulata cultivar AL8/78 chromosome 5, Aet v6.0, whole genome shotgun sequence genome encodes:
- the LOC109760885 gene encoding uncharacterized protein produces MMVTWILLGQVPFSLEDPDYKGLELDLIVLCKKHGKPSERLVAFEGTMTGRRFLACAEPEGQNCGFVQWVDEQWPPTMENALLKLWSMVEESKSARVNDNLQSALTIHQLTEEKNKLDADYDKLVKDVHQLVDFQQDRVVDFSYLQSAVTYQHQCRAELVAGMNAEMAKKDAAAQKLQHKYELLCNLTSAQATVIQNLKLKNMKEKELLSEARMNLELKNAEFTKFEEKLTQEKVELKLQVADLLKLKENHNEEKQMQEFKITELIKAEEKLKEKIKGIQAILQN; encoded by the exons ATGATGGTAACTTGGATTTTGCTTGGGCAGGTGCCTTTCTCTCTTGAGGACCCGGATTACAAGGGTCTTGAGCTAGATCTGATAGTGTTGTGCAAGAAGCATGGGAAGCCATCAGAGAGGCTTGTTGCGTTTGAAGGAACAATGACTGGGAGAAGGTTCTTAGCATGTGCAGAGCCG GAAGGTCAGAATTGTGGGTTTGTTCAGTGGGTTGATGAGCAGTGGCCCCCAACAATGGAGAATGCATTGCTGAAGCTTTGGTCAATGGTTGAAGAGAGCAAGTCTGCTAGGGTGAATGATAATCTTCAAAGTGCTCTAACTATTCATCAGTTGACAGAAGAAAAGAACAAGCTGGATGCAGACTATGACAAGTTAGTGAAAGATGTGCATCAACTTGTGGACTTTCAGCAGGATAGGGTTGTGGATTTCAGTTATCTGCAGTCTGCTGTCACATATCAGCACCAATGCAGAGCTGAATTGGTGGCTGGTATGAATGCAGAAATGGCAAAGAAAGATGCAGCTGCACAGAAGCTTCAACATAAGTATGAACTCCTGTGCAACCTGACAAGTGCTCAAGCAACTGTCATCCAAAACTtgaagttgaagaatatgaaagaGAAGGAATTGTTGAGTGAGGCTAGGATGAATTTGGAGTTGAAGAATGCAGAGTTCACAAAGTTTGAGGAGAAGCTCACCCAAGAGAAGGTAGAGTTGAAGCTCCAGGTTGCTGATCTGCTGAAGCTCAAGGAAAACCATAATGAAGAGAAGCAGATGCAAGAGTTTAAGATTACTGAGCTCATCAAGGCAGAGGAGAAGCTGAAGGAGAAGATTAAGGGGATCCAGGCCATCTTGCAGAACTGA